One part of the Pecten maximus chromosome 1, xPecMax1.1, whole genome shotgun sequence genome encodes these proteins:
- the LOC117329364 gene encoding uncharacterized protein LOC117329364 produces the protein MTTERTGPRWVMHLGDFANMLKAFIGSNYLGVAYAFKQSGLVLGIVCLLIIASLTDHCCHLIVKTKYHAMKILLAQFKAKKKLTQSSDRYQAGNRLDCYGRRFGTETTDSEDELSHSNGNNREIPNINIEVDDLETLEHHMMRHMSYGDIGRLSFGKSGLFLVNLFIGTTQFCFCVAYFIFIGNTIHKLFPISIECQNVTVNNTFSYPVSVPTTTLASTQHLRDNRDILSDLNTTTMELSTVTEFTLPDSNISTPDLTTSTLPSNITLGPTVSPQNMSTTPMENVTKPWKELCKDISTAPDLKILVLTPLPLFLIFALIRSIRNLSWISVTANVSILGGCVAVFLYMIFNFSVGKFVYANFSGVPVFFGMVTAAFEGIGLVIPVESSMEGNRHNFNSFLHGAVGVLTLILGTFGIMGYIIFGDDVQQMLNLNIPSTEWVSFAVNIGVCVGVLLTFPLQIYPVIELIEIIIFSEGSICGPKHKKDRLLQEEDTEESLLPRATEDLPLTVAVHIPDSVPAWKRNIVRVLVVGAAVGLAIIFRASFAYIGGFTGAVGSSALAFILPCIFHLKLCHSDLSYGVILKDILIIVFGCSASTISLVYVVKKLVSNTSV, from the exons GACTGGTCCAAGATGGGTGATGCATTTAGGAGACTTTGCCAATATGCTGAAGGCATTTATTGGTTCCAATTATTTAGGTGTTGCCTATGCATTCAAACAGAGTGGGCTGGTG CTGGGAATTGTGTGTCTCCTCATCATCGCTAGTCTCACCGATCACTGCTGTCATCTGATTGTTAAGACCAAGTATCATGCTATGAAGATATTGCTAGCTCAGTTTAAAGCCAAGAAAAAACTCACTCAAAGCTCTGACCGATACCAGGCAGGAAATCGTCTGGACTGTTACGGGCGCAGATTTGGTACAGAAACCACGGACAGTGAAGACGAGCTATCACATTCAAATGGTAACAACAGAGAGATCCCGAATATCAACATTGAAGTCGATGATTTGGAGACATTGGAACACCATATGATGAGGCACATGTCATATGGCGACATTGGAAGACTGAGCTTCGGCAAAAGTGGCCTCTTTCTCGTTAACCTCTTCATTGGTACCACCCAGTTCTGTTTCTGTGTTGCCTACTTTATATTCATTGGTAACACCATCCATAAGTTGTTTCCAATTTCTATAGAATGTCAGAATGTTACAGTCAATAACACGTTTTCATACCCTGTATCCGTACCTACTACCACGTTAGCCTCTACACAACACTTACGAGATAATAGAGATATTTTAAGTGACCTGAATACGACAACAATGGAATTAAGTACAGTAACTGAATTCACTCTACCAGATAGTAATATATCAACTCCAGATCTGACCACAAGTACACTACCATCTAACATTACATTGGGACCTACCGTGTCACCACAGAACATGTCCACAACACCAATGGAAAATGTAACAAAACCGTGGAAGGAGCTGTGTAAGGATATAAGCACTGCTCCTGACCTAAAGATTCTGGTGTTGACGCCGCTACCTCTCTTCCTCATCTTTGCTCTCATTCGCAGTATCCGTAATTTAAGCTGGATCAGTGTCACTGCCAATGTGTCTATACTCGGGGGATGTGTAGCTGTCTTTCTCTACATGATCTTCA ATTTCAGTGTGGGCAAATTTGTTTATGCAAATTTCTCAGGAGTGCCAGTATTTTTTGGAATGGTCACAGCAGCATTTGAAGGCATAGGTCTC GTGATACCAGTAGAGTCAAGTATGGAAGGAAACAGACACAACTTCAACAGCTTCCTCCATGGGGCAGTAGGGGTACTTACTCTAATCCTTGGCACGTTTGGTATTATGGGGTACATCATATTTGGTGATGATGTACAGCAGATGCTCAACCTTAACATTCCCTCCACAGAGTGGGTGTCCTTCGCTGTCAACattggtgtgtgtgtgggagTACTTCTAACCTTCCCTCTACAGATATACCCTGTCATTGAACTTATAGAAATCATCATCTTCAGTGAAG GAAGCATATGTGGACCTAAACATAAAAAGGACCGATTATTACAAGAGGAGGATACGGAAGAATCGTTACTGCCACGTGCTACAGAAGACCTGCCACTCACAGTAGCTGTACACATCCCTGATTCT GTGCCTGCATGGAAGAGGAACATTGTACGAGTTTTAGTTGTAGGTGCAGCTGTTGGTCTTGCCATCATTTTTAGGGCCAGCTTTGCATATATTGGAGGGTTTACAG GAGCTGTTGGAAGTTCAGCACTAGCCTTCATTCTGCCATGTATATTCCACCTGAAACTGTGCCACAGTGACTTATCATACGGGGTGATTCTAAAAGATATCCTCATCATAGTTTTTGGTTGTAGTGCTAGCACCATCAGTCTCGTATATGTTGTCAAAAAACTTGTGAGCAATACCTCTGTATGA